The Quercus robur chromosome 7, dhQueRobu3.1, whole genome shotgun sequence genome has a segment encoding these proteins:
- the LOC126692394 gene encoding uncharacterized protein LOC126692394, with translation MTHSHNANSGCFSNMVRRISCLKSLPTHPADYVTSDSKTSKSEEIQKENPKAEAAIQAPGNLGVVARLMGLDSLPETNWVPRKGPQDSVLRSKSVNFADYMLEFDLTQAQHRRVRTSVSFREVPTLSHQKSHDFLVVCLNEVDESETKGSMRTKVRKSEMGFGDMKQRKEQRSKSKENMRASQVSNKIFKLRDEPRRVSTKFNLSSKAGNGSSSNGAKRLSLVPAPKKKEYRNNVASLKAKSPSKPINQKKLLVEPKFTRRRKVQHLAVKVEPDSDSQNSSPVSVLEVSDCIIQQESHISEVSRPMELNLERKSTAKVSYTDDPRVGSIKSKDCESMDISEAQYYREVLGKLFRLTENDTKESNWKAKNFHGCEEFEEVCMEFEQQVLDVLLNQVLDELVEIPYENFLYTMPEETL, from the exons ATGACTCATTCACACAATGCAAATTCTGGGTGTTTCTCCAACATGGTACGCAGGATTTCATGCCTTAAAAGTCTCCCAACTCACCCAGCCGATTATGTTACTAGTGACTCAAAGACAAGCAAGTCTGAGGAGATTcagaaagaaaatccaaaagctGAGGCTGCAATCCAAGCTCCAGGTAACCTAGGAGTCGTGGCAAGACTAATGGGCTTAGACTCATTGCCAGAGACCAATTGGGTTCCAAGAAAAGGACCCCAAGACTCAGTTTTGCGAAGCAAGTCAGTGAATTTTGCGGATTATATGCTGGAGTTTGATTTAACCCAAGCTCAGCATCGCAGAGTTAGGACCTCGGTGTCATTTCGTGAGGTTCCAACTTTGTCACATCAAAAGAGCCATGATTTCTTGGTTGTGTGCCTGAATGAGGTGGATGAAAGTGAAACCAAGGGATCAATGAGGACCAAAGTGAGGAAATCTGAGATGGGTTTTGGAGATATGAAGCAGAGGAAGGAACAGAGAAGCAAGAGCAAAGAGAATATGAGGGCGAGTCAAGTAAGCAACAAGATCTTTAAGTTAAGGGATGAGCCTAGGAGAGTCTCAACCAAGTTCAACCTATCTTCAAAAGCTGGTAATGGTAGTAGCAGCAATGGAGCTAAGCGTTTGAGCCTTGTTCCAGCTCCCAAGAAGAAAGAGTATAGAAATAATGTTGCAAGTTTGAAGGCGAAAAGCCCATCGAAGCCAATAAATCAGAAGAAACTGTTGGTTGAACCCAAGTTCACAAGGAGAAGAAAAGTTCAGCATTTAGCTGTGAAAGTAGAGCCTGACTCTGACTCTCAAAATTCAAGTCCAGTATCTGTTCTTGAAGTCAGTGACTGTATAATACAACAAGAAAGTCATATATCAG AAGTTTCAAGGCCCATGGAGTtgaatttagagagaaaatctACAGCAAAAGTTTCTTATACTGATGATCCTAGAGTCGGATCAATCAAGAGCAAGGATTGCGAATCAATGGATATTTCAGAAGCACAGTATTACAGGGAAGTGTTGGGGAAGCTTTTTAGGTTGACAGAAAATGATACTAAAGAGTCAAATTGGAAAGCAAAGAATTTCCATGGATGTGAAGAATTTGAAGAGGTCTGCATGGAGTTCGAGCAACAAGTTCTTGATGTACTACTAAACCAGGTTTTAGATGAACTTGTGGAAATTCCATATGAAAATTTCTTATATACAATGCCTGAAGAAACTCTATAA
- the LOC126692395 gene encoding omega-3 fatty acid desaturase, chloroplastic-like — protein MASWVLSECGLKPLPQVFHGPGARPTSYKPSKIRFLHSNKAGTDLKFASPTGCLRDRNWGLKVSVPLRVPSIEGEEESQQRINGVNGFNGEEKEELKFNPGSPPPFKLADIRAAIPKHCWVKNPWRSMSYVVRDVAVVFGLAAAAAYVNNWFVWPLYWAAQGTMFWALFVLGHDCGHGSFSNNPKLNSVVGHILHSSILVPYHGWRISHRTHHQNHGHVENDESWHPLSERIYKSLDVATKTLRFTVPFPMLAYPFYLWSRSPGKTGSHFDPSSDLFVPSERKDVITSTVCWTAMAALLVGLGFVMGPMQLLKLYGVPYWVFVMWLDLVTYLHHHGHEEKLPWYRGKEWSYLRGGLTTLDRDYGLINNIHHDIGTHVIHHLFPQIPHYHLIEATEAAKPVLGKYYREPKKSGPLPFHLIGNLIRSLKQDHYVSDTGDVVYYQTDSELDASSKLN, from the exons ATGGCGAGCTGGGTCTTATCAGAATGTGGCTTAAAGCCTCTTCCTCAAGTTTTTCATGGACCCGGAGCCAGACCCACCTCATACAAGCCCTCAAAGATTAGATTTTTACATTCAAACAAAGCTGGTACAGATCTCAAATTTGCTTCTCCAACTGGGTGTTTAAGAGACAGGAACTGGGGTCTAAAAGTGAGTGTTCCATTAAGGGTTCCTTCCAttgaaggagaggaagagagcCAACAGAGAATTAACGGTGTAAATGGGTTcaatggagaagaaaaagaagaacttAAATTCAATCCTGGGTCACCACCACCATTCAAATTGGCTGATATTAGAGCCGCCATTCCAAAGCATTGTTGGGTTAAGAACCCTTGGAGGTCTATGAGCTATGTTGTCAGGGATGTTGCTGTGGTTTTTGGATTGGCTGCGGCGGCTGCTTATGTCAACAATTGGTTTGTTTGGCCTCTATATTGGGCTGCTCAGGGAACCATGTTTTGGGCTCTCTTTGTTCTTGGCCATGACTG TGGTCATGGAAGTTTTTCAAACAATCCTAAGTTAAACAGTGTGGTGGGGCATATTCTACATTCTTCAATTCTTGTACCGTATCATGGATG GAGAATTAGCCATAggactcatcatcaaaatcatgGGCATGTTGAGAATGACGAATCATGGCATCCG TTGTCTGAAAGAATTTACAAGAGTTTGGACGTGGCTACGAAGACTTTGCGATTCACTGTGCCTTTTCCAATGCTTGCATACCCCTTCTACCTT TGGAGTAGAAGTCCTGGGAAGACCGGTTCACATTTTGACCCAAGCAGTGACTTGTTTGTTCCCAGTGAGAGGAAAGATGTGATCACTTCCACTGTATGTTGGACGGCAATGGCTGCCCTCCTTGTGGGGTTAGGCTTTGTAATGGGTCCTATGCAATTACTTAAGCTCTATGGCGTTCCCTATTGG GTTTTTGTTATGTGGCTGGACTTAGTCACTTACCTGCATCATCATGGTCATGAAGAAAAATTACCATGGTATCGTGGAAAG GAATGGAGTTATCTTAGGGGTGGTCTTACAACTCTTGATCGGGACTATGGACTGATTAATAATATCCACCATGATATTGGAACCCATGTCATACACCATCTTTTTCCTCAAATACCTCACTACCACTTAATTGAAGCA ACTGAGGCAGCCAAGCCAGTTCTTGGCAAATATTACCGGGAGCCAAAGAAATCAGGGCCTCTTCCTTTTCACCTAATTGGAAATTTGATAAGAAGCTTGAAACAAGACCATTATGTTAGTGACACTGGGGATGTTGTGTACTATCAAACTGACTCTGAGCTGGATGCATCATCTAAGTTGAATTAA